GTTGCAACGAGCTCCCGGACAGGCCGATGACCGCATCCGCCCATTCGAAGACGTCGACGTCGACGGAGCGTTCCTCCGGTGCCCACCGCGACTCGTCGGGCGAGGTCGGCTCGCGACGGACGAGCCGACGCACGTCGTGACCGGCGGCCGAGAGCTGCGCGCGCAGTTCGCGGCCGATCATGCCGGAGGAGCCGGCGAGCAGCACTCTCATCTCAGCGCCGCCGACGCTCAGGCGAGGGACGCCTCGAGCGTGATCGGGATGCCGACCAGCGCTCGCGAGACAGGGCAGGTGCGCTTCGCCTCGTCGGCGAGGCGCTTGAAGTCCTCCTCCGAGAGGCCCGGCACGGTGGCGGTGACCGTCAGGTGGCTTCCGGTGATGCCCTGGGCGGGGTCGAAGGTCACGGCGGCGGTGGTCCGGATGCTCTCCGGCGCGTTGCCGAACTGAGCGAGGACGTTCGAGAACGCCATGGAGAAGCAGGCGGCGTGCGCCGCACCCAGCAGCTCTTCGGGGGTCGTGACCTCCGCACCGCCTTCCGAGCGGGCCTTCCAGTTGACGGAGAGCTCAGCTGCACGCGACGAGTCGAGGGTCACCGTGCCGGAGCCGCTCGTGAGATCGCCGTTCCAGACGGTGGTGGATGCGCTGGTGACTGCCATTGAGGCCTCCTCGGGACGTGCGGCCGCCGTGCGCGGCCGGGCCCGACCCACACTACTGACGAGGTCCGACAGCGTCACCGGGCGTTCGGCGGATTCCCTGCTGGGGTGCGGTCACGCCTCGACACGGCGCCGGATCACTCGTGCTCGCACCAGGAGCAGGTACAGCTGGCAGCCCAGGCAGTATCCGAAGACCGAGTTGAGGAATGCAGCGATGAAGGCCAGCGTCGCCGCGACGGGAACGGCGAACGGGACACCGGCGAGCCCCAGCGCCAGCCCGAGTCCGGTGACCAGCAGACCGACCGCCTGGGCGAAGGTCGGCGGTGCTGGATCCTCCAGCTCACGGGGCGGTCCGAGGCGTGGCCGGAGCAGGCGCCGGTAGAGGAAGCCGTACGGGTGGCGTTGCACGCCGGCGAACGCGCCCCACGCGAAGAGCAGCGCGATGGCGAGCAGCAGCACGAAAGCCGCCGTGGTCGCCCCGACGAGCGAGAGGAAGAGATCGACCAGCAGGAGAAGGGAGGTGATCCCGGCGCCGAAGCGCGGGGATCGGGGGTCGACGCCGCGGTCGGCAAGGGGATCAGGCTGAGACATGGTTGCTCCTGAGGATGGTGCGGAGGGCCGAATGGACGGCGTCCGGGCGCGCAGTGCCACCGATCCGGGCGCGGACGGTGCCCGACGCGTCGAGGATCAGCGTGGTCGGGGTTTGGAGGAGATGGAAGCGGTCGGCGAGTTCGGGGCGGCGAGTGACGTCGATCTCCACGTGGCGTACGCCGTCGGAACCGACAGCCGCGGCAGCGAGCACGCGCGCGGTCGAACGGCAGGGCGAGCAGA
This region of Leifsonia sp. fls2-241-R2A-40a genomic DNA includes:
- a CDS encoding OsmC family peroxiredoxin, whose translation is MAVTSASTTVWNGDLTSGSGTVTLDSSRAAELSVNWKARSEGGAEVTTPEELLGAAHAACFSMAFSNVLAQFGNAPESIRTTAAVTFDPAQGITGSHLTVTATVPGLSEEDFKRLADEAKRTCPVSRALVGIPITLEASLA
- a CDS encoding DUF4395 domain-containing protein — encoded protein: MSQPDPLADRGVDPRSPRFGAGITSLLLLVDLFLSLVGATTAAFVLLLAIALLFAWGAFAGVQRHPYGFLYRRLLRPRLGPPRELEDPAPPTFAQAVGLLVTGLGLALGLAGVPFAVPVAATLAFIAAFLNSVFGYCLGCQLYLLLVRARVIRRRVEA
- a CDS encoding thioredoxin family protein, translating into MNGFAALGIVLGLVAVVAAGGLVWRATTGRARTLRAREAVRPGDVGADAFGAQATLLQFSTELCSPCRSTARVLAAAAVGSDGVRHVEIDVTRRPELADRFHLLQTPTTLILDASGTVRARIGGTARPDAVHSALRTILRSNHVSA